In Halichondria panicea chromosome 17, odHalPani1.1, whole genome shotgun sequence, a single window of DNA contains:
- the LOC135351381 gene encoding uncharacterized protein LOC135351381, which produces MGRGSKLFHRNKVTVFEEIHKVDSVEKKEKKKSLKSMMKGVLTKHNKCTDPETKLKEEQEADYRVYLSQKEKIAELLVKMKWMERKQEGKEKRIEDMEDKQLTFDERMQLKALKNSSKRLEDKIFVVNTELRRRRITVNLVGIDVSKKKASSNETPEPEFLAPRCWEENRYSTDRYTVHLDPKQAASAKQYMDMSVTQKDRVYELKEKLAWMESKCKWKQDRILAMKRMTESLNFDQKIQLKGLKSSLKRLENAITIVKQQVSRRLDTVSKAEEFHKKLVALYVPNHSVEGSSTLLDIELEN; this is translated from the coding sequence ATGGGTCGTGGCAGCAAGCTGTTTCATCGCAACAAAGTCACTGTCTTTGAGGAGATTCACAAGGTGGATTCTGTAGAGAAGAAAGAGAAAAAGAAGTCTCTCAAATCGATGATGAAGGGGGTCCTAACAAAGCACAACAAATGCACTGATCCTGAAACAAAGCTCAAAGAAGAGCAGGAGGCCGATTATAGAGTGTACCTCTCTCAAAAGGAAAAGATTGCTGAGCTCCTGGTCAAAATGAAATGGATGGAGAGAAAGCAAGAAGGAAAGGAGAAGAGAATCGAAGACATGGAGGACAAGCAACTCACTTTTGATGAAAGGATGCAGCTCAAGGCTCTCAAGAACAGCTCGAAGAGGTTggaggacaaaatatttgtcgTGAACACTGAGCTCCGACGACGACGAATCACCGTCAACCTGGTTGGGATCGATGTCAGCAAAAAGAAGGCATCTTCAAACGAGACACCTGAACCAGAGTTCTTAGCACCAAGGTGCTGGGAGGAAAACAGATATTCCACAGACCGGTACACCGTGCACTTGGATCCAAAGCAAGCAGCGAGCGCCAAACAATACATGGATATGTCTGTTACCCAGAAGGACAGAGTGTATGAGCTCAAAGAAAAGTTGGCGTGGATGGAAAGCAAATGTAAATGGAAGCAAGACAGAATCTTGGCCATGAAAAGAATGACAGAGAGCCTGAATTTTGATCAGAAAATTCAACTTAAAGGACTCAAAAGCAGCTTGAAGAGGCTTGAGAATGCGATTACTATAGTTAAGCAGCAAGTGTCACGACGACTAGACACAGTTAGCAAAGCTGAAGAATTCCACAAGAAACTGGTGGCACTGTATGTACCTAACCACTCAGTGGAAGGGAGCTCAACTCTACTAGATATTGAACTGGAAAATTGA
- the LOC135351384 gene encoding uncharacterized protein LOC135351384 encodes MGRGSKLFHRNKVTVFEEIHEVDSVEKKEKKKSLKSMMKGVLTKHNKCTDPETKLKEEQEADYRVYFSQKEKIAELLVKMKWMERKQEGKEKRIEDMEDKQLTFDERMQLKALKNSSKRLEDKIFVVNTELRRRRITINLLGIDVSKKKASSNETPEPEFLAPRCWEENRYSTDRYTVHLDPKQAASAKQYMDMSVTQKDRVYELKEKLAWMESKCKWKQDRILAMKRMTESLNFDQKIQLKGLKSSLKRLENAITIVKQQVSRRLDTVSKAEEFHKKLVALYVPNHSVEGSATLLDIELEN; translated from the coding sequence ATGGGTCGTGGCAGCAAGCTGTTTCATCGCAACAAAGTCACTGTCTTTGAGGAGATTCACGAGGTGGATTCTGTAGAGAAGAAAGAGAAAAAGAAGTCTCTCAAATCGATGATGAAGGGGGTCCTAACAAAGCACAACAAATGCACTGATCCTGAAACAAAGCTCAAAGAAGAGCAGGAGGCCGATTATAGAGTGTACTTCTCTCAAAAGGAAAAGATTGCTGAGCTCCTGGTCAAAATGAAATGGATGGAGAGAAAGCAAGAAGGAAAGGAGAAGAGAATCGAAGACATGGAGGACAAGCAACTCACTTTTGATGAAAGGATGCAGCTCAAGGCTCTCAAGAACAGCTCGAAGAGGTTggaggacaaaatatttgtcgTGAACACTGAGCTCCGACGACGACGAATCACCATCAACCTGCTTGGGATCGATGTCAGCAAAAAGAAGGCATCTTCAAACGAGACACCTGAACCAGAGTTCTTAGCACCAAGGTGCTGGGAGGAAAACAGATATTCCACAGACCGGTACACCGTGCACTTGGATCCAAAGCAAGCAGCGAGCGCCAAACAATACATGGATATGTCTGTTACCCAGAAGGACAGAGTGTATGAGCTCAAAGAAAAGTTGGCGTGGATGGAAAGCAAATGTAAATGGAAGCAAGACAGAATCTTGGCCATGAAAAGAATGACAGAGAGCCTGAATTTTGATCAGAAAATTCAACTTAAAGGACTCAAAAGCAGCTTGAAGAGGCTTGAGAATGCGATTACTATAGTTAAGCAGCAAGTGTCACGACGACTAGACACAGTTAGCAAAGCTGAAGAATTCCACAAGAAACTGGTGGCACTGTATGTACCTAACCACTCAGTGGAAGGGAGCGCAACTCTACTAGATATTGAACTGGAAAATTGA
- the LOC135351385 gene encoding cytochrome b-245 chaperone 1 homolog, which yields MHIMGSLLARLFGSSYFLHTVQRDTTVLHYRRNPTWRSLLLFLVFFALTHYISTQAEIPYLGYVCYALGVYFSYIATEKYEEVIFDKNKGTVSLMNSRFLGKHLLGYRRQIVSELSEIMTVMIDEQKVSPGGTGYTVVLVFLSGLTLSLTAQCTFGNKTEHQRVQAEVCKFLGIPCPPTTTSKSKSD from the exons ATGCATATCATGGGCAGCTTGCTAGCAAGGCTGTTCGGTTCTTCCTACTTCTTACATACTGTTCAAAGGGACACTACTGTGCTGCACTACAGGAGAAATCCAACATGGCGCTCACTTCTTCTCTTCCTTG TATTTTTTGCCCTAACACACTACATATCAACTCAAGCCG AAATACCCTACCTGGGGTATGTGTGCTATGCATTAGGAGTATACTTTAGTTACATTGCCACGGAGAAGTATGAG GAGGTGATATTTGACAAAAACAAGGGCACGGTTTCACTCATGAACTCTAGATTCCTAGGGAAACACTTACTTGGCTATCGCAGGCAAA TTGTAAGTGAGCTGAGTGAGATAATGACTGTGATGATTGACGAGCAAAAGGTCTCTCCTGGGGGAACTGGATACACG GTTGTTTTGGTGTTCCTGTCGGGGCTCACTCTCTCCCTCACCGCTCAGTGCACGTTCGGGAACAAAAC AGAGCACCAGAGAGTACAGGCCGAGGTGTGCAAGTTCTTGGGCATCCCCTGTCcaccaaccaccaccagcaAATCAAAATCAGACTGA
- the LOC135351383 gene encoding tRNA-dihydrouridine(16/17) synthase [NAD(P)(+)]-like produces MSKFKGYELWSGALNRAKYIVAPMVDQSELAWRMLSRKYGAELCYTPMLHAAVFRRDPNYRKDNLVVCPEDRPLIVQFCANDPAILLEAAKMVAPYCDAVDLNLGCPQIIAKKGHYGAFLQDEWDLISRMVGLLHRDLSVPVTCKIRVFEEVEKTVQYAKMLEKSGCQLLTVHGRTRDQRGMKMGLASWEHVRAVRESVSIPVFANGNIQYHGDVERCLTATGVDGVMAAEGNLFNPALFSGEQPPCWRVSEEYLQLVRTHPCPISFVRGHLFKIWFHVMKQPEFHCFRERMGVARSLETMEEITGEMKALLLARLSEEELKSEFTLDAIPYWRCQPYIRPIPPLSEAQSIAHKRSRSISGGEGEPDSAELAAMITKRQKNKRDALKKENKVGNPTTPNKKQWITCANCKGNPKGLKCVHNLCKVCCRIKCRTERLDCPGHRFTSKHQLTDAHEPNAKETELGTEQLHTVSSVSS; encoded by the exons ATGAGCAAATTCAAAGGCTATGAACTATGGAGTGGTGCCCTAAACAGAGCCAAGTACATTGTGGCTCCCATGGTGGACCAGTCTGAGCTGGCCTGGCGAATGTTAAGTCGGAAATATGGAGCAGAACTTTGTTACACACCGATGCTACACGCTGCTGTGTTTCGTAGAGATCCCAATTACCGAAAAGATAATTTGGTCGTGTGCCCTGAAGATAGACCTCTTATAGTACAG TTTTGCGCTAATGACCCTGCTATTCTCCTGGAAGCTGCCAAGATGGTTGCCCCCTACTGTGATGCAGTGGACCTCAATTTAGGCTGTCCGCAGATCATTGCTAAAAAAG GGCATTATGGAGCTTTCCTTCAAGATGAGTGGGACTTAATATCACGAATGG ttggcCTCCTTCATAGAGATCTCTCTGTCCCGGTAACGTGTAAGATAAGAGTGTTTGAGGAAGTTGAAAAGACAGTACAGTACGCTAAGATGTTAGAGAAATCTGGTTGCCAG TTGTTAACGGTGCATGGACGGACGAGGGACCAGAGGGGAATGAAGATGGGGCTGGCTAGTTGGGAGCACGTCAGAGCAGTCAG AGAGAGTGTATCCATCCCAGTGTTTGCTAATGGCAACATCCAGTACCATGGCGATGTGGAAAGGTGTCTCACAGCAACCGGAGTGGATGGAGTCATGGCAGCTG AGGGAAACCTGTTCAACCCTGCCTTGTTTTCCGGGGAGCAGCCGCCATGTTGGAGGGTGAGCGAGGAGTACCTGCAATTAGTGAGGACACACCCCTGTCCCATCTCCTTTGTTAGAGGTCACCTCTTCAAGATCTGGTTTcacgt GATGAAGCAACCTGAGTTCCATTGTTTCCGAGAGCGTATGGGTGTGGCCAGGAGCTTAGAGACCATGGAGGAAATCACCGGGGAGATGAAAGCACTGCTTCTA gCTAGACTGAGTGAGGAGGAGCTGAAGTCAGAGTTCACTCTGGATGCTATACCGTATTGGAGGTGTCAGCCCTACATCAgaccaat CCCCCCACTTAGTGAGGCTCAGTCAATAGCTCATAAGAGGTCAAGGTCCATTTctgggggagagggggagcCAGACTCTGCTGAACTGGCTGCCATGATTACCAAGCGACAGAAAAACAAACGAGATGCACTAAAGAAAGAAAACAAAGTTGGTAATCCCACCACCCCAAACA AAAAGCAGTGGATTACATGTGCTAATTGCAAGGGGAACCCCAAG GGCTTGAAGTGTGTTCACAACCTGTGCAAAGTGTGCTGTCGTATCAAGTGTCGCACTGAGAGATTGGACTGTCCAG GGCACAGGTTTACAAGCAAACACCAGCTCACAGATGCACATGAGCCAAATGCAAAAGAGACAGAGCTCGGAACTGAACAGTTACATACTGttagctctgtctctagctag
- the LOC135351382 gene encoding 4-hydroxybenzoate brominase (decarboxylating)-like: MASLPTMAEEGNVCYHDVTVIGAGWSGLVACKYMKEEGLSVVCIERKGDIGGVWLYSDDSTIPTVMKSTRCTSSSTVTEMSDFPMPLEIGTFPTHDSIMQYLHDYTNCFKLMPHIQLNTEVALVEKKDATWYTTCSNGTVYSSRNLVIATGVVQQPNRELEDSLLSSFTGKIYHASEIKAPLEKHREQRLLVLGGGETASDICTEWRDLVDFTYWSIPRGQHFFRKYAKVVPWGKPQALDKASSRMMKALAPYHRGKPGLSWICKWTTNGSLLAYQGHGISEWKNDAKFFHFFFNKNGKVLDLVDYKRLVPKGGITKCEGKKITFVDGTSQEFDLIITSTGYKVQYPYLPKRYSDVKIISRHKFVFDVEDPSIAFIGLARPIVGSIVGISELQARWSAKVYSGYIPLKSLEERRTDVAKDTAHWQEYFRESSQRIEGLVEGYTYVDDLAKHAGIYPNYWELFKTNPRHWYIAVFSPYNSASYRISEPQHREQAIATLNSHRKGTLTPAHLFLILFLRIIWFDWWLIQLSTIKYRIQSASWWPRIRDTRAMRAVNHVWTYPKRVMFDNISSDRNEELTLRNGHHLSPKQNGHVLTGENGMCVHNKQQTLSKRPHT, from the coding sequence ATGGCTTCACTACCGACAATGGCAGAGGAAGGAAATGTGTGCTACCATGATGTCACTGTCATTGGAGCTGGTTGGTCAGGCCTTGTTGCGTGCAAGTACATGAAAGAGGAGGGGCTATCAGTGGTATGTATCGAGAGGAAAGGGGATATTGGAGGGGTGTGGCTGTACTCAGACGACTCGACTATTCCCACGGTGATGAAATCAACTCGTTGTACATCCTCCTCCACTGTAACTGAAATGTCCGATTTCCCAATGCCTCTTGAAATAGGGACTTTTCCCACCCATGATTCCATTATGCAATACCTACATGACTATACCAATTGCTTTAAATTGATGCCTCACATTCAACTCAATACTGAGGTGGCACTTGTCGAGAAAAAAGATGCTACATGGTATACTACGTGCTCCAATGGGACCGTGTACTCAAGCAGGAATCTAGTCATAGCTACCGGTGTTGTACAGCAACCAAATAGGGAGCTTGAAGATTCCCTCCTCAGTAGCTTCACCGGTAAAATCTACCACGCAAGCGAGATCAAGGCCCCTCTAGAAAAGCATCGAGAGCAGAGACTACTCGTCTTGGGAGGGGGAGAAACAGCGAGCGATATTTGCACAGAGTGGAGAGATCTAGTCGACTTCACATACTGGAGCATCCCAAGAGGACAACACTTTTTCAGAAAGTACGCTAAAGTTGTTCCGTGGGGAAAACCCCAGGCTCTGGATAAAGCATCATCTAGAATGATGAAAGCACTTGCGCCATACCATCGAGGAAAGCCTGGACTCTCTTGGATCTGCAAGTGGACAACGAATGGATCGCTATTGGCCTATCAAGGTCATGGAATTTCCGAGTGGAAAAACGATGCAAAGTTTTTTCATTTCTTCTTTAACAAGAATGGCAAGGTCTTGGATTTAGTTGACTACAAGCGTCTTGTGCCTAAGGGTGGAATTACAAAATGTGAAGGAAAGAAAATCACATTTGTCGACGGTACCTCTCAAGAATTCGACCTCATCATCACCTCAACAGGGTACAAAGTGCAGTATCCCTACCTACCAAAGCGCTACTCAGACGTGAAAATAATTAGTAGGCACAAGTTCGTTTTTGATGTTGAGGATCCATCGATTGCTTTTATTGGTCTTGCTCGACCTATTGTTGGCTCCATTGTAGGAATTTCTGAGCTCCAGGCCCGATGGTCGGCCAAAGTGTACAGTGGGTACATTCCCCTGAAGAGTCTGGAGGAAAGGCGAACAGACGTAGCAAAGGACACAGCACACTGGCAGGAATACTTCCGGGAATCTTCGCAACGAATCGAAGGTCTGGTTGAGGGGTACACCTATGTGGACGACTTAGCCAAGCATGCTGGAATCTATCCCAATTATTGGGAGCTGTTCAAGACTAACCCGCGACACTGGTACATCGCTGTTTTCTCACCGTACAATTCTGCAAGTTATCGAATAAGCGAACCACAACACAGGGAGCAAGCTATTGCCACACTGAACAGCCATCGTAAAGGTACACTCACTCCTGCACACCTCTTCTTGATTCTTTTCCTGCGAATCATTTGGTTCGATTGGTGGTTAATTCAATTGAGCACTATCAAGTATCGTATTCAGAGTGCCAGCTGGTGGCCACGTATCCGAGATACTCGTGCAATGAGAGCAGTCAACCATGTATGGACGTACCCCAAAAGAGTTATGTTTGACAACATATCGAGCGATCGCAATGAAGAGTTGACGCTAAGAAATGGACACCACCTGTCGCCAAAACAGAATGGACATGTGTTGACTGGTGAAAATGGAATGTGTGTACACAATAAACAACAAACACTTAGTAAGAGACCACACACATAA
- the LOC135351146 gene encoding eukaryotic translation initiation factor 3 subunit B-like has translation MTFHTTYPQCTCTHSHTVTSHAPTVTFHTPPPPPPTHTHTHSDFSWSPRDYNLAYWVPEHGQIPAKIIVLEMPSRNELSTKSRHLVSEFKLHWHKQGDFLAVRVDHFLNKSRKQLCYSLDIFHMTEPLIPVDTIEIKEPVVAFALEPQGSKLAVIHGEPPLRIHTTFYQINKGGKPTQIKTLEILENTAVNNIFWSPSGQFVVLANLKGPESGHLEFWDTGSMTLMNSSQHQQASDLEWDPSGRYVVTSVSVWKQKMDTGFCMWSFQGRSLYRSPPSLDKFCQHQWRPRPPTLLAEEHLKLIKKDQKKYSHMFEQRDRTSKSKASKELLEKRKKMMSQYKEYRRKAEQEARKTKKMLIEDGVDVGEEGQAELDYEEETLYILVNETKETVNNNE, from the exons ATGACCTTTCATACCACATACCCCCAGTGCACCtgcacccactcacacacagtgacttcacatgcacccacagtgACTTTTcatactccccccccccccccccccacacacacacacacacacagtgacttCTCGTGGTCTCCTCGTGACTACAATCTAGCCTACTGGGTGCCTGAACATGGCCAAATCCCTGCCAAGATAATCGTCCTGGAGATGCCTTCTCGTAATGAGCTCAGCACTAAGAGTCGACACTTGGTAtctgag TTCAAGCTGCATTGGCACAAGCAAGGAGATTTCTTGGCGGTTCGAGTTGACCATTTCCTTAACAAAAGCAGAAAG CAACTGTGCTACAGTCTGGACATCTTCCACATGACGGAACCTCTTATTCCAGTGGACACCATTGAGATCAAAG AACCGGTTGTGGCGTTTGCTCTGGAGCCTCAGGGGTCAAAGCTGGCAGTCATCCATGGGGAGCCCCCCTTACGAATACACACCACCTTCTATCAAATCAACAAGGGGGGAAAGCCCACCCAAATCA AGACCCTCGAGATTTTGGAGAACACAGCTGTCAACAACATCTTCTGGTCTCCTAGTGGACAGTTTGTGGTGCTGGCCAACCTAAAGGG CCCTGAGAGTGGTCACCTAGAGTTCTGGGACACGGGGTCAATGACCTTGATGAACTCTTCCCAGCACCAGCAGGCCTCTGATCTGGAGTGGGACCCCTCAGGCAGATACGTTGTCACCTCTGTCAGCGTCTGGAAGCAGAAG ATGGACACTGGATTCTGCATGTGGTCGTTCCAAGGACGGTCACTCTATCGCAGCCCCCCTAGCTTAGACAAGTTCTGTCAACACCAGTGGCGACCAAGACCCCCCACATTGCTCGCCGAGGAGCACCTCAAA CTGATCAAGAAAGACCAGAAGAAGTACTCTCACATGTTCGAACAGAGAGACAGGACCTCCAAGAGCAAAGCATCCAAG GAACTTCTTGAGAAGAGAAAGAAGATGATGTCACAGTACAAGGAATACCGCCGTAAGGCGGAGCAGGAGGcgagaaagacaaagaagatGCTGATAGAAGATG GTGTGGACGTGGGGGAGGAGGGGCAGGCAGAGTTAGACTACGAAGAGGAAACCTTGTATATCCTTGTGAACGAGACAAAAGAAACTGTGAACAATAATGAATAG
- the LOC135351152 gene encoding uncharacterized protein LOC135351152, translating into MQLAMDKTIITLLASAFVIAVLGVRCSNAICSQQSFPSTFDLRAFLPSVGQLPHPSDILVTSYRFTCEGTITHWEAYTTGTGSHPMEFQVWREAPELLRYNLVGNNIFPTASPTNGMLRLGVPVDQQITAMPGDFVGVRTIQGNEDDPFQILTILGYYLNYNLTDRGFDSTPAQLPLGSLFGLDCFTPSNSLPTNISITPLINAVLNSTSDVWTPEPSNSDPSTPPPDEPATSQALLIATGVLAGLLLTLLIILVVTVTLFCCYMQHKRGGNTVKEPAMTSNTAYNGVRGGEVELTSNTAYNHARGDEVELTPNDAYNDQTGDTPYYSRIAT; encoded by the exons ATGCAGTTGGCCATGGACAAGACTATAATTACACTGTTGGCTTCAGCATTTGTAATTG CTGTTTTAGGGGTTCGTTGCTCCAATGCCATTTGCAGTCAACAGTCTTTTCCTTCCACGTTTGACCTCAGGGCATTTCTCCCCTCAGTAGGCCAGCTGCCCCATCCCAGTGATATTCTTGTCACCTCTTACAG GTTCACTTGTGAAGGCACCATCACTCACTGGGAGGCCTACACTACAGGCACTGGGTCACATCCAATGGAGTTCCAAGTATGGCGGGAAGCTCCTGAGCTGCTAAGATACAATCTAGTCGGTAACAATATTTTCCCTACCGCTTCTCCGACCAATGGGATGCTTCGACTGGGCGTCCCTGTAGACCAACAAATCACTGCTATGCCCGGAGATTTTGTGGGGGTGAGAACAATACAAGGAAACGAAGATGACCCGTTTCAAATTCTTACTATCCTTGGCTACTACCTTAATTATAATCTAACGGACCGTGGTTTCGATAGCACTCCTGCACAGCTGCCACTGGGCTCATTGTTTGGCTTAGACTGCTTTACACCTAGCAACAGCCTGCCTACTAACATCAGCATAACTCCATTGATCAATGCAGTGCTTAACA GTACCTCTGATGTATGGACCCCTGAACCCTCAAACTCTGACCCCTCCACCCCTCCGCCAGACGAGCCAGCTACCTCACAAGCACTCCTCATTGCTACAGGAGTATTAgcaggcctgctactgactctaTTAATTATCTTGGTTGTCACGGTGACTCTGTTTTGCTGCTACATGCAACACAAGAGAGGGGGGAACACTGTCAAGGAGCCAGCAATGACCTCCAACACTGCGTATAATGGTGTGAGGGGGGGCGAAGTTGAACTGACCTCCAATACTGCGTACAATCATGCAAGAGGGGACGAGGTCGAACTGACTCCCAACGATGCTTACAATGACCAGACAGGGGATACTCCATACTACTCCAGGATAGCTACATAG
- the LOC135351153 gene encoding uncharacterized protein LOC135351153 isoform X2 — MYHNVYRFTCEGTITHWEAYTTGTGSHPMEFQVWREAQLLTYNLVGNNIFSTASPSNGMLRLGVPVDQQITVMPGDFVGVRTIQGNEDDPFQILTIRGYYINYNLTKRGFDSTPAQLPLGISLGLNCFTPLNSLPTRISITPLINAVLNSNSDVSTPDPSISPPATSQALFIGTGVLAGLLLTLLILFVVTVTLFCCYMQHKRGGNTVKGPAMTVNTAYYDVRGGEVELTSNTAYNHARGGEVKLTPNDAYNDQTGDAPYYSRIAT; from the exons atgtaccacaacGTATACAG GTTCACTTGTGAAGGCACCATCACTCACTGGGAGGCCTACACTACAGGCACTGGGTCACATCCAATGGAGTTCCAAGTATGGCGGGAAGCTCAGTTGCTAACATATAATCTAGTCGGTAACAATATATTCTCTACCGCTTCTCCGTCCAATGGGATGCTTCGACTGGGCGTCCCTGTAGACCAACAAATCACTGTTATGCCCGGAGATTTTGTGGGGGTGAGAACAATACAAGGAAACGAAGATGACCCATTTCAAATTCTTACTATCCGCGGCTACTACATTAATTATAATCTAACGAAGCGTGGTTTCGATAGCACTCCTGCACAGCTGCCACTGGGCATATCGTTAGGCTTAAACTGCTTTACACCTCTCAACAGCCTGCCTACTAGAATCAGCATAACTCCATTGATCAATGCAGTGCTTAACA GCAACTCTGATGTCTCGACCCCTGACCCCTCCATCTCTCCGCCAGCTACCTCACAAGCACTCTTCATCGGTACAGGAGTATTAgcaggcctgctactgacccTATTAATTCTCTTTGTCGTCACGGTGACTCTGTTCTGCTGCTACATGCAACACAAGAGAGGGGGGAACACTGTCAAGGGGCCAGCAATGACCGTCAACACTGCGTACTATGATGTGAGGGGGGGCGAAGTTGAACTGACCTCTAACACTGCGTACAATCATGCAAGAGGGGGCGAGGTCAAATTGACTCCCAACGATGCTTACAATGACCAGACAGGGGATGCTCCATACTACTCCAGGATAGCTACATAG
- the LOC135351153 gene encoding uncharacterized protein LOC135351153 isoform X1 yields the protein MQLAMDKTIITLLASAFVIAVLEFHRSNAICSQESFPSTFDPGAFLPSVGQLPHPSDILVISYRFTCEGTITHWEAYTTGTGSHPMEFQVWREAQLLTYNLVGNNIFSTASPSNGMLRLGVPVDQQITVMPGDFVGVRTIQGNEDDPFQILTIRGYYINYNLTKRGFDSTPAQLPLGISLGLNCFTPLNSLPTRISITPLINAVLNSNSDVSTPDPSISPPATSQALFIGTGVLAGLLLTLLILFVVTVTLFCCYMQHKRGGNTVKGPAMTVNTAYYDVRGGEVELTSNTAYNHARGGEVKLTPNDAYNDQTGDAPYYSRIAT from the exons ATGCAGTTGGCCATGGACAAGACTATAATTACACTGTTGGCTTCAGCATTTGTAATTG CTGTTTTGGAGTTTCATCGCTCCAATGCCATTTGCAGTCAAGAGTCTTTTCCTTCCACGTTTGACCCCGGGGCATTTCTCCCCTCAGTAGGCCAGCTGCCCCATCCCAGTGATATTCTTGTCATCTCTTACAG GTTCACTTGTGAAGGCACCATCACTCACTGGGAGGCCTACACTACAGGCACTGGGTCACATCCAATGGAGTTCCAAGTATGGCGGGAAGCTCAGTTGCTAACATATAATCTAGTCGGTAACAATATATTCTCTACCGCTTCTCCGTCCAATGGGATGCTTCGACTGGGCGTCCCTGTAGACCAACAAATCACTGTTATGCCCGGAGATTTTGTGGGGGTGAGAACAATACAAGGAAACGAAGATGACCCATTTCAAATTCTTACTATCCGCGGCTACTACATTAATTATAATCTAACGAAGCGTGGTTTCGATAGCACTCCTGCACAGCTGCCACTGGGCATATCGTTAGGCTTAAACTGCTTTACACCTCTCAACAGCCTGCCTACTAGAATCAGCATAACTCCATTGATCAATGCAGTGCTTAACA GCAACTCTGATGTCTCGACCCCTGACCCCTCCATCTCTCCGCCAGCTACCTCACAAGCACTCTTCATCGGTACAGGAGTATTAgcaggcctgctactgacccTATTAATTCTCTTTGTCGTCACGGTGACTCTGTTCTGCTGCTACATGCAACACAAGAGAGGGGGGAACACTGTCAAGGGGCCAGCAATGACCGTCAACACTGCGTACTATGATGTGAGGGGGGGCGAAGTTGAACTGACCTCTAACACTGCGTACAATCATGCAAGAGGGGGCGAGGTCAAATTGACTCCCAACGATGCTTACAATGACCAGACAGGGGATGCTCCATACTACTCCAGGATAGCTACATAG